The Sparus aurata chromosome 10, fSpaAur1.1, whole genome shotgun sequence genome includes the window TGACGGACTGGTGACTGGAGGTGCAGCTGTTGGTGTacagggagaagaggagaggagaaagaacgCATCCTTGGGGGGAACCAGTGCTGATGGTCTGGGAGTCAGAGACATTTTTCCCCAACTTCACGTGCTGTTTcctgtcagacaggaagtctgtgaTCCACCTGCAGGTGGAGTCAGGCATGTGGAGCTGGGAGAGCTTGTCCTGGTGGTGTTAAACGcagagctgaagtccacaaacaggATCCTGGCGTAGGTTCCTGGGGAGTCCAGATGCTGGAGGGTGAAGTGCAGGGCCATGTTTACTGCATCATCTACAGACCTGTTGGCTCTGTGGGTGAACTGCAGGGTGTCCAGGAGTGGGTCCGTTATGGCTTTGAGGTGGGAAAGCACAAGGTGCTCAAAAGACTTCATGACCACAGAGGTGAGGGCAACAGGTCTGTAGTCATTTAGTCCTGTGGTCCTTGCTTTTGGTCCTTGCTTTTTTACAGACATGGTTCCCACACAGAGAGACcgttctgttaaataataagatccgTTTTGTTGCCAAAAGTTGGAGAGAAGAGGTTGGAGTTTACCATGAGGATTTCCAAAGTCATGTCTCAATATTTAACTGATTCTGAGGATCAAAAGGTGACCTCTCACCAGATTTCAGAGAGAGACTTCTTGAATAGGACTTGTGTTTCTGCTTACAAAACtattcttattatttaacaaaacggTCTCTGTAAGAATATTTTTGtgagaataacaacctcagcctgtcagagacaaaaacacttgtaGTGGACTGAAGTTTGACGGTCAGAGTTGCCCATAAGGATCACGCTGCAGTTgtgtcatggctgccagctgaggagatCAACTGGACGGAtccaaaacattcatgaagtataaatcatttgtattaggggtgtcaacgtttacaattttttctacGCGTTTAACGGGGtttctaaccgacgtgtacccggttacacgtcggagatttatgatctctttgtatcgcagttgtggtagcactgatgccagcagcagtctcccTCCAAATTGTTCGGGTGTATCCATcgcaggtggtttagcatggatcccgtgctgttgtttTAAGCCAACTTTGActgacatagcctacactcaacttgatttccactagcagtttgttcaaaaaagaCACggtgctccgcttgttgaccgccgccatcatgtcccccagtcaacttgaagtgacgtgacgcgacactggctgtggctgcgtttttttgttgtttttttttatatcaacgtaacattgtgccccattcagCTATTATGTAGGCGGATGAATGCACTAGTGAgaacatttaagtgtatagctagttaatgttattatctgaagctttcaggtaacattatcttactttcacttttaaaaattgcgtccgtccaattttccttcgggcatCGGTATGAATTTATAGCAGGTCGTCTCTGTtacggaatgtaatctgtgctactgtcggaaaacgggtcagatgcggtgaccagtgcaggactccgctctaagtgaccattttaatcctctagccaattatcaagctaaatatccaacatgctagttaacgtcaaagactgcggtggaagacgacagtaaaatatttccactggaaTTATTTATTCCTGAATTTTTagggtgtggcggcttttattttgccgtggcggtgcgccacagtcaattacatgtaggggaaaccctgaatactatatatattgatgagaaatgaacgaggaggaggaaaaaaagacgtgtaaacggttattgatttttctaaacggttatgatttgttatgcGTatacccgtttacacgtgtagatgTTGACACCCCTAATGGAAATAATATTTTAGTCATCTTCAGCATCAGTTAATATCAATTTTCAAAGTGCAACTGGTCATTTGTTATGTTAGCAAACTATGTATAAAGTAAGTATAAATAATGCCAAAAaatttatataaaacatttatccCATTGAAACATGTTATCtaactgaatacatttattgGAATTGAAACAAATCTGCTGAATATGATATGGTTCAGATTTAATTGAATGTAATTACCCTTTTGTACTGACTGTGAAAGAGATACTGTATGATTACTATATTTAAACTACAAGTAGATGCACTACAAACTTAATTATCTTATTATTTCACTTAGCCGATTCTCCAAGAGTTTCTGAACACTTAAGAAACAAATCCAGACATGACAATGTATGGGGGAAACTGTTTTGTTACTGTTCTGTTGTTCCTGAACAAAAACTTTTATTATGatattaaagtattttttatttacaaaactTTGCCCAAATTCTGTCCTGGGTTTTAACTAATCAATAATCCGAAAAACACTTAAAGGTCATTAAGATTCAGCAATTTAACGATGCAGCCACTTATTAAATATAATCATATTTataattgattattaattatttaaaaatatctgTGTCAGCGATACTGGCGCTGTATTTACTcagtatcggatcgataccaaatcCTGCAGCATGGCACACCATCAAACACCTGACCTCAGGTCAGttcatgatgtcactgagtaaATGGCATGTGAGCcgatagagctcaacagtgagattccggaagtgaaaatgccattcatatccTATTAAaggattttgattattggccataatgtcgtaaccatccaaagtagactgaCCACAAGTTATGAAATTGTGAAACAAAGGTATATGATCCTGTATGATATCAATCATGTTTTAagacagacatttttatttgcgatgtcatggaaaagtactacactacccacaatcctatagtgtaacagcaacgtctctgattggtggggcttgctgttaccatggaaatgtttaccgaacccaCGAATTGCATcttagctagttactgctaacactgaactctacgattgtttaccacagagctgccatgatttcactttctgacctgctgcgtTTATTTAGTGATGAAAGGGTTCACCCcaacatgaaatttgcaggttcggtaaacatttccatggtaacagcgagctccacctatcagagacgtcgctgttacattcgcagtggattatgggatgagtagttcctttacccttaagataattatgtacacagtcttgtacttttacttttttctccgtttccaacattttttttcgcccaattaaatgtattatgttCACGATTCATCTGGTAGTttattggcttggttccagACTTAAAACTCTTTATagaaggattttatgaaacgtctGTGGAGAgaatgaacggcaaattcacttccagAACCAGAGCCGTTTAAAGTGGGCGGTGACTGTTGAGCTCTGTTGTGTCTGTAGACGGAAGAGAAGCTAAAAACAGTCTTTGTAAAGTTGTaaccacagtttttttttctttttacaaatcagaaggattgtttttgtgactggAAGGTGACACAAGTGCAAAGTACCTGGATGTGTTGATCTCACCTATAGGGAGGCATTTCAGGGTGGACTTTGAGttaatgggtcacatgacctggaagctactgactaaaaacactgaatataaacAAGTTACATCTAAACTGATCTAATCAATtgataaaaatgctgatttcccAGTAAAACAGTAATTGAAAGTAGAAAAAGCACTAAAGTCCAATACAGAGAGATGTGTCTCACTCAACCAGAATCTGGACACAGTTCGGCTCTGGTTCTGAGTCAGTGGGTTACATGACCCGGAAGCTATTGAACAAAGATGCAGATTTGTGTCGGTGCCGacagtgaagaaggaggagaacgaACCTGCTCTGTGTAACCGAAGCTGAGGCGTTAAAGCAGAGTCCAGTAGGTTCCGGTgtcgctggttctgctctgtggaccgacacagttcctcctcgtactctgctatcgtcctttcaaacagcgcacatatctcctcagcagccgcagtcagtcgctgcttcaccaacgatctcagaatctggactttagacattttcacacagtcacactgtttacagctagcatgctaagctaacgtgtgtATACTTGTATCTGGCGGGAGAtgagtctgagagcaaacagcacaaagtccatcacacacgttcatccagactgtcactacgtcactaccgtggacggctcatctctaatcgatcatcaataatcagaagaataacaacaaactttgtttttattcgtTAACGCTTGTTAACATGCAGCGCGAGCCTCTGACGGGTTACTATGGCAACTCCACTGTATGGTGGCCCAGAGGTGTAAGGCCatatacaaaagccacaacggAAGTGAACGGCAACGGATGATAATGCgatggatttttatttatttatttatttattattatttgaagtGTCATCAAATTACAAACAATTAAGGCACATTtgtaatacaaaaatgtaaaatgttgaaacagctagcagaaacaaaaaagaaaagaaaagaacaacgTGAGTGTATCTTATTCTAGGAGGGTAAATAAGTCCAATAAAGAAAAGAGTCTCTGGGCATTTTTGTTTGTCATGTAATGAAaggatttttttgtatattttgagTTCATTCTTCCATCCGTTGATGTGGGGCTTCACCTGAAGGCATTTGCATctttgaatgaaatgttttccaAGCATGATCAAATTGTTCAGTAAGAAGTCCAAGTTCTTCTCCTCTAATCGCACTGCAACTTTAATCGTCATCCAGTTTAACGGCTGCAGAGTAATCTGTTTGGTTAACAACCAGCTTTGAAATAATATCCACAATTGTATAACATGTTCACATTCAAAGAAAATATGTTCCACCTTTTCAATGTCACTCTCACAAAATCCACACAAATTATCATTCCAATTAAATCTTACATGTAAGAAGTGGTTCGATGGATAAATATCATTTAGTATTTTAAATGCGACCTCTTTTGCTTCATGAGGGATTGTTAATGTGGTGGATTGTTGCTGCCATTTAAGGATCTGTGTGCCGGCCGTCACAGAGTCCAACTTCGTCGCTGACTTTTTTCCAGGCTCTGATTTTCCCCGCATACTGGCTTGTTGAGTTTACTCGCTTCAACTCAAAGGAGTcgttgtaggaatagtgatattataCACATGAACTGAGTTCATAGGGGAGACAGTGAGTGTAATAATTACATTCATGTGTCCCTATATATGATTTTTGCTATTCTGAAATATCCCAAAGGTGCGCTTCTACAAAAGAATATCTTTCAGGTGAAACTCCATCAAGAAGGTGTAGTTTATACTGTGAATATATGGTTTACAAATCTTGTTCATTACCCAAAGCCAATAGGCTATattaaaagatatatatatcttttaatATAGCCTGTTGGCTTTAAACCAGGACTTCAGGAAGTGAAGTTTTCTGTGGACAGTTCTGCTGTGAGAAGCAGCGCTGATCACGTCTCTGAGACTCACCCAGCAGCATCTGGACAGATGTGTCCtccatgctgctgctgaaacgAGAGCAACATCAGTTTACCAGCCAGTGAAAGTGTCCTTCCTGTCTGTGGACGACCCGGTGCCTCTGTGGTTTTCTCTACAGCAGCTTCCAGGAAACAGACTGTttgaaagagaagaggaggccGAGATGATCCTGCAGACAAACCACACATCACCAGACTCTGAGAGGAAACAAGCTCCTGCTctcatttgattttatttagcatcaaaatcatctgacatgaaaacagacatgaacaaaaacacagctcaCACCAGAATCAGAACAACCGTCAGCTTTCATCTGAACCAACAACATGTTGACTTCTTCATACAATCCATTTCTCCATGTCGGAGTTACAGACTTCACTAAACCCCACACAGTTCATCCTGAATCActgctctgacatcacaggTGGGAAGAGTTCACAGAGAGCCAGCAGCTCCACAGagacgagccaatcagaggaggaggagggtgggtctcacaagaagaagcagcaggatccacaagaacagaacctagaaggtgagcagctccacaggaagagttctggtgggaacaccacagagacgagccaatcagaggaggaggagggcgggtctcacaagaagaagcagcaggatccacaagaacagaacctagaaggtgagcagctccacaggaagagttctggcgggaacaccacagagacgagccaatcagaggagaaggagggcgggtctcacaagaagaagcagcaggatccacaagaacagaacctagaaggtgagcagctccacaggaagagttCTGGCTCCTACGAAGGAAACGtgactgaagaagaaggagaacacGTTGGATCAACTCAGAGGTGATGCTCTGTGGTGACAGCAGCCATGACATCATTGTACTCATCAGCCAATCCCTGCTCAGCCTGGGTGGGAGGAGCCATCTCCATGGAGACAGGCAGGTCATTTCCTGCAGGTAGAGAGAGTGAGATCATTTAtcaacagctgtcaatcatcgatgattgattgatgattgattgattgactgattgattgattgttacCTGTGGACCTGCGTCGATATAAAGACACCATGATGACAGTGGAGATGCAGTATGGACAGAACACCACCAGGTGGAGGAGCAGTCTGAACACCAGCTGGAGGAGGGTGGAGTCAGGGGGCGGGGCTGTTGTAGGTTTACCTGCAGAGAGAATCTCACCTGGTCAGGTGAACATGTAGATAAAATGAGTCCTGAATCAAAGGGAACCTGCTGACCTGTGACAGAGATCCAGCTGGGTGGAGACTCTCCATCACTGATGGTGTTACACTtgtagagtccttcatcagacCTGGAAACATGGTGGATGGTCATGTGACCTGTAGGCTCAGTCCTGATGAAGGAGCCATCTTTATTGAAAGCAGCTGAGAGGTTGGAGGTCTTTGTTGTACAGGtgagagtgacatcatctccctccatcacagggaggacaggactctgcaggatcactgctccacctcaacacacagacaaactacAGCATTTCATCCACCTACACAGCTTCATCAGCACCGACTGCACAGCCTCATCttaccagtgacagtgatgttgatgctgctACTGGCTGCTCCGCCTGTGGACTCACACCAGTAAACTCCACTGTCAGATGGGAAGGTGTAGCTGATGTTACAGACAGAACCAGCTTGTTCTCCCCAGTCAGCTCCACACTGAGTCCTGGTCTCTCCGGTCTTGGTCGTGTTCCTCCTAACCGTccatccatcagagctgtcgtCCTCGTCAcacctcagagagacagactgcCAGCTGAAGAGCTGAGAGCTGTGAGGACTGATcttcagagaggctggaggacgaCAGGAAGAGGATGTGCTGGTTAAAAAGTTTATGATATGAGCCTGTAGGATCAGGCGGATTAAGAACAGGTGAAATCTATCGTTGTACGTGTTTGATAATCATTAATCTCCTTGTTGGTGCAGAAAGTtcctacacagacacacacaggaagtgttctcACCTTGGTGTGTGCAGCCGCTCAGCAGTGACGTCACaactaaagacaaaagacactCCGGTTGGtttgagaggaaacacagaggaggacagtcgtatcaaagaaacatcatcagctcatgttgtttttaaagcaacagtgtGAAAAGTGACGTCCTGTCAGAGTAACATGGACACTAACGTCTGTTCATGTTCcacaaaacaaagtgtgtgtttcttcttccaGCTGATGTGTGAGTGTACTTACAGAGCAGACGCAGCAGACGTGTTTCCTCCATCCTCGTATGATGCGTTTACTGACAGTTGTGTCTCACAGTGAGCGCTCGTCTCTCCAGCAGATGTGAGTGTGAAGCTGCTGAGCCGACTGGATGATGATGTTCAGTATGAAAGCTGGATCTTCCTGTAGCTGACAGCAGGAAGCTGCTTCTGTACCTGCGTGTCTGAGTctgtctgactcactcactCTGTTCCAACCACTGAAATGTGGTCAGGAAGAGGCTGAAATACAGCGAGTGTCTGCACGCTGTCAGCCAGCACATCAGTGTGAGACCAGGTGATGTCCTCACTGCACCtggacacaaaacaaatcaaatcaaatcaattttccTTATATAGCccacaatcacaatcacattgcctcagtgggctttacaatctgtacagtgaacaacatcctctgtccttagaccctcgattccagtgaggaaaaacttcacatgttgatggaaaaaaaaaaccttttaacagggtaaaaaaaaacaatggaagaaacctcaggaagagccacagaggaggatccctcttccaggacggacacacatgcaatagatgttgcgtgtacagaaaagagcaacaattcacagtttacaagttacatcaacagaagatctgatacaagttatgtaaagtcagtggatccaggagacgaccgagcaggacgaggcatcaccaagtggagcccgagccagacgacctcctgtccaccatgttgacctggaagagggcaggccacacaagataattagtaacagacagagagagggatcaagatttacagaaatatagatatgaggagatagtgaagcagaggagagcaatgatccagcagagcccggggtgtgacgatccagatcagtcagtatttcaaggcagcaggagcccggaaacagtagatggtcccagggggccgtggtccatcagaagggagcctgaaagaaagaggggaggaggagaaagagaaggaggagagagaagaggaggaggaggaggagaaagagaaggaggagagagaagaggagggggaggaggagaaagagaaggaggagagagaggaggaggggaggagaaagctatagagagtgacatagcttgcagcttgtgggaacagaaaacaaaaacaaatgttagaGAAAACAGCCAACAGCACAGTTTCTATGTTACACTGCAACATGTATCTGTCAACCATGATATTCAGTAAATCACCTCAGTACTGTACCTGTCCTTGTTGTGGTTCTCGGAGGGTTAATGTTGACTTAACCCGTCTACCAACCAACATATTTACATCATCTGACCTCTGATGAAGAAACACCTCCAGAAACAAGCTCCCTCAGAGAGGAGGTTCATGACGGGGGTTCATCAACACTGTGCAGTGTCTGATGGAGTCTCATCAGTGGAAACCAGTCAGACCTGCCTCCTGATCAACACAGCATCCACCCTGTGGATCATCTGGGGGAAGCAGTCAGTCATGAACCTCCTCTCTGATGTGTTCCTTCATTTTCTGGAGGAGTTTCTTCATCACAATCAGACGACGTAGATGTGTTGGGTTTAATGTCTCTCCATGATCTCCCACAGACTGTAATCCAGCTGTCAGTCCCACAGGAAACACTCAGTAACATCACTCTCCATCTTTTTTAGGTttcctgtctgttctct containing:
- the LOC115590039 gene encoding low affinity immunoglobulin gamma Fc region receptor II-like; this encodes MEETRLLRLLFVTSLLSGCTHQASLKISPHSSQLFSWQSVSLRCDEDDSSDGWTVRRNTTKTGETRTQCGADWGEQAGSVCNISYTFPSDSGVYWCESTGGAASSSINITVTGGAVILQSPVLPVMEGDDVTLTCTTKTSNLSAAFNKDGSFIRTEPTGHMTIHHVSRSDEGLYKCNTISDGESPPSWISVTGKPTTAPPPDSTLLQLVFRLLLHLVVFCPYCISTVIMVSLYRRRSTGNDLPVSMEMAPPTQAEQGLADEYNDVMAAVTTEHHL